The following is a genomic window from Candidatus Zixiibacteriota bacterium.
GGAATAGATTTTTCCTGCCCGCCTCCATATATGTGCGGTGATATCAACGGCGATGATAAGATCAACCTGCTCGATCCTATCTATCTGGTCAATTACCTTTTCCGTTCCGGCCCGGCTCCGAATCCGTGGGAACGAGGCGATGTCAACTACGACCAGGAAGTGAATATCAACGACCTGGTTTATATCGTCGACTATATCTTTAACCACGGCGCTGACCCGATCTGCGAATAGATAAACTTAAATTATGACTTCAAAGCCCGTCATCTGGCGGGCTTTTCTTTTTGAGCCGTGCTTTACGGAACAGTTTTTGACATGATCCTGTTGAAATCAGTGTGAATTTTGGCTCCGGCCTTTGACTAATTCGCAAGGCCTGTGTATATTGGGGCTAATTTATTTCAAAAAAGGATGTTTTCATGGTTTCTAAAGATCAAATCTACGATATACTCCGGGAGGTCGATGATCCCGAGCTTCATCGACCGATTACCGACCTCGGAATGGTCGAGAACGTCAATATCGACAACAGCACCGTGGCGGTCAAGATCAAGCTGACCATACCCGGGTGCCCGATGAAAGCCAGGATTTCTGACGATATCACAAACAAGCTCGAAAGCCTGGAGGGTGTAAACAAGGTCGAAATCGAGTTCGGCTCGATGAACGACGAGGAACGCGCTAAATTGCGCCAGCAACTGATGCCGGGAGCTAAGGCCGAGGATGACAGCCCAAACCTTGATTTCGTAAAAGAGATCATCTGTGTCGCCTCCGGTAAAGGTGGAGTCGGTAAATCCACAGTTACCGCCAACCTGGCGGCCGCGCTTTCGGAGCTGGGTCTCAAGGTCGGGGTGCTCGATGCTGATGTCTACGGGTTTTCGATTCCGCGCATGCTGGGAGTTACCGGACAGCCGACGATTATAGATAATATGATCATCCCGCCCGAACGAAACGGTATTAAACTGGTCTCGATGGGCCTGTTTCTGGATGAGGACACTCCGGTAATCTGGCGCGGTCCGCTTTTGCATAAGACCGTGCAACAGTTTATGACAGATGTTCACTGGGATAAGCTGGATGTTATGCTGGTGGATCTGCCCCCGGGTACCGGCGATATTACCATCACTGTGGCGCAAAAAATGTCCAAGGCCCGTTTATTAGTAGTGACTACTCCGCAGAAGGCGGCCTCGAATGTCGCTCTGCGAGTCGGTAAAATGGCCGAGAAAGTAGAACTGGGCGTTTTGGGCGTGATCGAAAACATGTCATTCTTTCAGCTTCCAGACGGTTCTAAAGAGTATGTCTTCGGACAGGGCGGTGGTTCGGAAGTTGCGGATATCCTCAACACCAGCGTGTTTGCGGAAATTCCGCTCGATTCCGAGCTGAGACAGGCCTCCGATGAGGGCAATCCGATAATCTGGTCCGAAAAAGACAGCCCGGCCCGTCAGGCATACCTCAAGTGTGCAGATCGCCTGAAACTGGAATTAAAATTGTAGGGATATGTAACTCGATACTTTATATTTAGTTAGAATTAATAAATATTAATCTAACGGTTTTTTGGCGGGTCCGGCATATACGGGCCCGCCCTAATTTGCGCAGAGATACAGCCTTAGGGGTTAGAAGAAATTAATTTTCAAAGCCCTTGACAAGGCGGTCTTCCGGCAGTATTATAA
Proteins encoded in this region:
- a CDS encoding P-loop NTPase codes for the protein MVSKDQIYDILREVDDPELHRPITDLGMVENVNIDNSTVAVKIKLTIPGCPMKARISDDITNKLESLEGVNKVEIEFGSMNDEERAKLRQQLMPGAKAEDDSPNLDFVKEIICVASGKGGVGKSTVTANLAAALSELGLKVGVLDADVYGFSIPRMLGVTGQPTIIDNMIIPPERNGIKLVSMGLFLDEDTPVIWRGPLLHKTVQQFMTDVHWDKLDVMLVDLPPGTGDITITVAQKMSKARLLVVTTPQKAASNVALRVGKMAEKVELGVLGVIENMSFFQLPDGSKEYVFGQGGGSEVADILNTSVFAEIPLDSELRQASDEGNPIIWSEKDSPARQAYLKCADRLKLELKL